From a region of the Desulfatiglans sp. genome:
- a CDS encoding shikimate kinase yields the protein MNIVLIGYRCTGKTSVGRLIAHKLGRRFVDTDDLITEKSGCSINEMVKEKGWPYFRDMEKAVIKEVSAQDNLVIATGGGAVTSDINMENLKANGFIVWLDADINTVKRRLKGDNRSTESRPSLTGNKPVDETAEVMEKRGPLYSKACNMKVDTGKMDINDVADMVIERVKTRQRSEVRGQRSEDRSQKSGVRGQRSEVGRQ from the coding sequence ATGAATATCGTTCTTATCGGATATCGTTGTACTGGGAAGACATCTGTCGGGAGGCTGATAGCTCATAAACTTGGCAGGAGATTTGTGGATACAGATGACCTGATTACTGAAAAATCCGGGTGCAGTATCAATGAAATGGTAAAGGAAAAGGGGTGGCCATATTTCCGGGATATGGAGAAAGCGGTCATAAAAGAGGTCTCAGCACAGGATAATCTTGTGATCGCTACAGGAGGGGGTGCTGTTACCAGTGATATCAATATGGAAAATCTGAAGGCCAATGGCTTTATCGTCTGGCTGGATGCTGATATCAATACTGTAAAAAGACGACTTAAAGGAGATAATAGATCAACAGAAAGCCGCCCCTCATTGACCGGTAATAAGCCTGTTGATGAAACCGCTGAGGTTATGGAAAAAAGAGGGCCTTTATACAGTAAAGCATGTAATATGAAAGTTGATACTGGTAAAATGGATATCAATGATGTGGCGGATATGGTAATTGAAAGGGTGAAAACAAGACAGAGGTCAGAAGTCAGAGGTCAGAGGTCAGAAGACAGAAGCCAGAAGTCAGGAGTCAGAGGTCAGAGGTCAGAAGTCGGAAGGCAATAG
- the trpE gene encoding anthranilate synthase component I, translating into MARHGNLIPVYQEFLADIETPVSTYLKLRDSSFSYLLESADGGSRWGRYSFIGFKPFISILTSENSVEIHKGDKKEIITDVKNPFDILKGISRRYTPVMSPDLPPFQGGLVGYVNYDLIRKWERLPDIEPLDSSLPESIFTASQNLIVFDHLTHVMKVISFAYIENGCNMEECYKRACNEVDETIFKLKKPVRDIDKGVTITELKSNFKKEVFEEAVKKAKEYIVAGDVIQVVISQQFTGEIQGEDFQIYRQLRSVNPSPYMFYLNFGDIKFIGASPEILVRLTDGKIELRPIAGTRPRGATDEEDLRLEKELMADPKERAEHIMLVDLGRNDAGKVAAPGSVSVPRLMEIERYSHVMHIVSRVEGTLRKDRDCFDLFISSFPAGTVSGAPKIRAMEIISELEPGQRGPYAGAVGYFGFNGNMDFCITIRTITISGNRLSIQAGAGIVADSDPEEEYRETIRKASATFNAIERVKEQ; encoded by the coding sequence ATGGCGCGCCATGGCAACCTGATACCAGTATATCAGGAGTTTCTGGCAGATATAGAGACCCCTGTGTCAACATATCTTAAACTCCGTGACAGCTCATTTTCATATTTGCTCGAAAGCGCTGACGGTGGGAGCAGGTGGGGCAGGTACAGTTTTATCGGTTTTAAACCCTTTATCAGTATCCTCACCAGTGAAAACAGTGTGGAGATACATAAGGGAGATAAAAAGGAGATTATCACGGATGTAAAAAATCCATTTGATATCCTTAAGGGTATTTCCAGAAGGTATACTCCGGTCATGAGCCCTGATCTCCCTCCATTTCAGGGCGGGCTTGTAGGGTATGTTAATTATGACCTTATACGAAAATGGGAACGGCTGCCGGATATAGAGCCTCTGGATAGCTCTCTCCCTGAATCAATCTTTACTGCCAGTCAGAACCTGATCGTATTTGATCACCTTACCCACGTGATGAAGGTGATCTCCTTTGCTTATATAGAAAATGGCTGCAATATGGAGGAGTGCTATAAAAGGGCCTGCAACGAGGTAGATGAGACCATTTTCAAATTAAAAAAACCTGTCCGTGATATTGATAAGGGCGTAACAATAACTGAGCTCAAGTCTAATTTCAAGAAAGAGGTTTTTGAGGAGGCCGTAAAAAAGGCCAAGGAATATATTGTAGCTGGGGATGTAATCCAGGTTGTTATTTCACAGCAGTTTACAGGTGAAATACAGGGTGAAGATTTTCAGATTTACCGCCAGTTGAGGAGCGTTAACCCTTCTCCATACATGTTTTATCTTAATTTCGGAGACATAAAATTCATTGGGGCATCTCCTGAAATACTTGTGAGATTGACCGATGGTAAGATTGAACTCAGGCCCATAGCCGGTACCAGACCTCGCGGCGCTACTGATGAAGAAGACCTTAGACTTGAAAAAGAGCTTATGGCAGACCCAAAGGAAAGGGCAGAGCATATCATGCTTGTTGATCTAGGTAGAAATGATGCGGGTAAGGTTGCTGCGCCTGGTTCCGTAAGCGTGCCAAGACTGATGGAGATAGAACGTTATTCACATGTCATGCATATTGTCTCACGGGTTGAAGGCACCCTGAGAAAGGACAGGGATTGTTTTGACCTATTCATATCATCATTTCCGGCGGGCACTGTAAGCGGGGCGCCAAAGATAAGGGCAATGGAGATAATAAGCGAGCTTGAGCCGGGCCAGAGGGGCCCCTATGCCGGCGCAGTGGGCTACTTCGGATTCAATGGCAATATGGACTTCTGTATTACAATAAGGACAATCACCATTTCAGGCAACAGGCTCTCCATACAGGCAGGGGCAGGCATTGTAGCAGACTCAGACCCTGAAGAGGAATACAGGGAAACCATAAGAAAGGCCAGCGCAACATTTAATGCAATAGAAAGGGTAAAGGAACAATGA
- a CDS encoding aminodeoxychorismate/anthranilate synthase component II — protein sequence MILLIDNYDSFTYNLVQLIEPMGQEVKVYRNDEIDIPKINLLSPESLMISPGPCTPAKAGISIKAIKEFGKKIPTLGVCLGHQAIGEAYGGVVIRAGRIMHGKTSMIHHDGKGIFSGLPNPFEAVRYHSLIVERKTLPACFEISAWTDEGEIMGLRHKEHQVNGVQFHPESILTDAGDLLLSNFLNFRGN from the coding sequence ATGATACTCCTCATAGATAATTACGACAGCTTTACATATAACCTTGTCCAGTTGATAGAGCCCATGGGACAGGAGGTTAAGGTGTACCGGAATGATGAGATAGATATCCCTAAAATAAACTTACTCTCCCCAGAGAGTCTGATGATCTCGCCAGGGCCATGCACCCCTGCAAAGGCAGGTATCTCGATAAAGGCCATAAAGGAGTTTGGAAAAAAGATTCCTACACTCGGGGTATGCCTGGGGCACCAGGCAATAGGCGAGGCATATGGCGGGGTTGTGATAAGGGCAGGGAGGATCATGCATGGAAAGACATCCATGATTCATCATGATGGAAAAGGGATATTTAGTGGATTACCAAACCCCTTTGAGGCGGTGAGATACCACTCTCTGATTGTTGAAAGAAAAACATTACCTGCATGTTTCGAAATAAGCGCATGGACAGATGAAGGTGAGATAATGGGTCTAAGACATAAAGAGCATCAGGTTAATGGTGTACAGTTTCACCCTGAATCCATACTAACAGATGCAGGAGACCTGCTTTTAAGTAATTTTTTGAACTTTAGGGGTAACTGA
- the trpD gene encoding anthranilate phosphoribosyltransferase, with the protein MIRDYITKLVDTISLTESEMETAMDEIMSGEATPAQIGAFITALRIKGETVDEITGAAKVMRKKATKVNVSPSMAKDGIILDVVGTGGDGARTFNVSTAAAFVTAGAGITVAKHGNRAVSSRCGAADVLEKLGVNLNISPMDVERCINGTGIGFLFAPQFHGAMKYAAGPRKEIGIRSVFNLLGPLTNPASATVLVLGVYNINLTEKIAMVLNRLGVKEAFVVCGEGNLDEISICGFTKISLVKDGKINTFEITPEEAGFKRADINDIEGGDATYNASIIKDILDGIKGPKRDMVLFNASAAFVAAGYAKDFKEGVRLGEETIDAGKAKAKLEELIRFTNSLS; encoded by the coding sequence ATGATACGTGATTATATAACTAAGCTTGTAGATACCATCAGTCTTACCGAATCCGAGATGGAAACAGCAATGGATGAAATCATGTCCGGAGAGGCGACCCCTGCACAGATCGGGGCCTTTATTACCGCCTTAAGAATAAAGGGTGAGACGGTTGATGAAATAACAGGCGCAGCAAAGGTTATGCGGAAAAAGGCAACAAAGGTTAATGTATCTCCTTCAATGGCAAAAGATGGAATTATACTAGATGTTGTCGGGACAGGAGGAGATGGAGCAAGAACCTTCAATGTCTCTACAGCCGCTGCATTTGTAACTGCGGGGGCAGGCATCACAGTCGCAAAGCATGGCAACAGGGCAGTATCAAGCAGATGCGGAGCTGCCGATGTGCTGGAAAAACTGGGAGTAAACCTGAACATAAGCCCTATGGATGTGGAACGATGTATAAATGGAACAGGCATTGGGTTTCTTTTTGCTCCTCAATTTCACGGCGCCATGAAATATGCAGCAGGCCCCAGAAAAGAGATCGGCATAAGGAGTGTATTTAACCTCCTGGGTCCCCTTACCAACCCTGCAAGTGCAACAGTCCTTGTGCTCGGCGTATACAACATTAATCTGACAGAAAAGATAGCAATGGTACTTAACCGGCTCGGGGTAAAAGAGGCATTCGTTGTGTGCGGCGAAGGGAACCTTGATGAGATCAGCATATGCGGTTTTACAAAAATATCGCTTGTTAAGGATGGCAAAATAAATACCTTTGAAATAACCCCTGAAGAGGCCGGCTTTAAAAGGGCTGATATAAATGATATTGAGGGGGGTGATGCCACCTATAACGCAAGCATCATCAAAGATATACTTGATGGCATAAAGGGGCCGAAAAGGGACATGGTACTTTTTAATGCCTCTGCTGCATTTGTTGCAGCAGGTTATGCAAAGGACTTTAAAGAAGGGGTAAGGCTTGGTGAAGAGACCATAGACGCAGGAAAGGCAAAGGCAAAATTAGAGGAGTTGATCAGGTTTACGAACAGCCTATCCTGA
- the trpC gene encoding indole-3-glycerol phosphate synthase TrpC, whose product MHQKLKEIIEQKHKEVAILKKEGISQPDINIPPLRDFKKAISTPNRINLISEIKFASPSAGTIRESGDPAEIGIAYENAGASAISFLTDKLFFNGDIKNLPVVKNAVKLPILRKDFIIDEIQVREAVLYGADAILLIARILTKSQLRELLILCREHGLAALTEVHDRDDLDVAIKCGADIIGINNRDLDTFHVDINMTMELIKLVPEECILISESGIESGDDIIRLKGKGVNAVLVGSALMSSGEPGEKVKELVEAGKGNIQEREIRK is encoded by the coding sequence ATGCACCAGAAACTAAAAGAGATAATAGAGCAGAAACACAAAGAGGTAGCCATACTTAAAAAAGAGGGTATATCTCAGCCTGATATTAATATTCCTCCTTTAAGGGATTTTAAAAAGGCGATTTCTACTCCGAATAGGATCAATCTTATCTCTGAAATCAAGTTTGCGTCTCCTTCTGCAGGAACAATTCGTGAATCGGGTGACCCTGCTGAAATCGGCATTGCGTATGAAAATGCAGGTGCATCTGCAATATCCTTTCTGACTGATAAACTCTTTTTTAATGGCGATATTAAAAACCTGCCCGTTGTAAAGAATGCTGTTAAGCTCCCGATACTCAGGAAGGATTTTATCATCGATGAGATACAGGTCAGAGAGGCAGTGCTTTATGGGGCAGATGCAATTCTGTTGATTGCCCGGATACTCACAAAAAGCCAGCTCAGGGAATTACTCATACTTTGCAGAGAACATGGATTGGCTGCACTAACAGAGGTGCATGACAGGGATGATCTTGATGTTGCCATTAAATGTGGCGCTGATATTATAGGAATAAACAACCGTGACCTTGATACCTTTCATGTTGATATCAATATGACAATGGAACTTATAAAACTTGTACCAGAAGAGTGCATACTAATTAGTGAGAGCGGGATAGAGAGCGGTGATGACATCATAAGGCTTAAAGGTAAAGGGGTAAATGCAGTACTAGTAGGTTCAGCCCTCATGTCTAGCGGGGAGCCGGGAGAAAAGGTAAAAGAACTTGTGGAGGCAGGAAAAGGGAATATTCAGGAAAGAGAAATTAGGAAATAG
- a CDS encoding phosphoribosylanthranilate isomerase, with product MVKVKICGITTYDDAAMAASLGADALGFIFAPASPRKIEPVTAADIIKRLPPFIKSVGVFVNEDIEKIRNIIACCGLDAVQLHGDETPETCETLMPRTIKAIRVKDDTDISQLEAYRGKVRALLLDTYSEKAAGGTGKIFNWDRAVEIIALGIPVILAGGLTPLNIEEAIKKVRPYGVDLNSGIEKSPGKKDHALMKELFLNMEGVFK from the coding sequence ATGGTGAAGGTAAAGATATGCGGTATTACAACTTACGATGATGCAGCCATGGCAGCAAGCCTCGGCGCTGATGCACTCGGTTTTATTTTTGCACCAGCGAGCCCCAGAAAGATAGAACCGGTTACAGCGGCAGACATAATAAAGAGACTGCCGCCATTTATAAAAAGTGTAGGCGTATTTGTGAATGAAGATATTGAAAAGATCAGAAATATAATAGCCTGTTGCGGACTTGATGCTGTACAACTGCATGGAGACGAGACACCTGAAACATGCGAAACCCTTATGCCCAGGACAATAAAGGCCATCAGGGTAAAGGATGATACTGATATATCGCAATTAGAGGCATACAGGGGAAAGGTAAGGGCACTGCTGCTTGATACCTATTCTGAAAAGGCGGCAGGAGGGACAGGAAAAATCTTTAACTGGGACAGGGCAGTGGAGATTATTGCACTGGGTATCCCTGTAATTCTTGCGGGCGGGCTTACACCTTTAAACATAGAAGAGGCCATTAAAAAGGTCAGGCCATATGGGGTTGATTTAAACAGCGGTATTGAAAAAAGCCCGGGCAAAAAAGACCATGCGCTTATGAAGGAGCTGTTTCTAAATATGGAAGGAGTTTTTAAATGA
- the trpB gene encoding tryptophan synthase subunit beta has product MITTKYYGKFGGAYIPEILVSTFEQLVKAFDEAKNDPNFWDEYTNIMSNYSCRPTPLTYAENLTKHFDGARIYIKREDLNHTGAHKANNVMGQGLLVKRMGKTRVIAETGAGQHGVATATMAAKFGFACTIYMGEKDVERQRPNVFWMERLGATVVPVIDGTRILKDAINEAFRDWSSNMDNTHYVLGTVCGAHPFPEMVMYFQSIIGIEARKQVMEITGKLPKRVYACVGGGSNALGIFSGFLNDPVELVGVEAGGKGIDSGMHASRLASKDGSPGIAQGYKTYFLQNRDGQMMETHSVSAGLDYVGVSPILADLKEKGRVRFEAATDKEVLDAFTLTLRKEGLIPALESSHAFAQAYKEASSLNRDDIIIINQSGRGDKDIFTVADAFNDPEWLKFIKKKAGNYVA; this is encoded by the coding sequence ATGATAACAACAAAATATTATGGGAAGTTTGGCGGTGCATATATCCCTGAGATACTGGTCTCAACCTTTGAACAACTTGTAAAGGCATTTGATGAGGCCAAAAATGATCCAAACTTCTGGGATGAATATACTAATATAATGTCAAACTATTCATGCAGGCCAACACCTCTTACCTATGCGGAAAACCTTACAAAACACTTTGACGGCGCAAGGATATATATCAAGAGGGAAGACCTGAACCATACAGGCGCACATAAGGCAAATAATGTTATGGGGCAGGGGCTTTTAGTTAAGAGGATGGGTAAGACCCGTGTAATAGCTGAGACTGGTGCGGGTCAGCATGGTGTGGCAACTGCAACAATGGCAGCGAAGTTTGGTTTTGCATGCACTATCTACATGGGTGAAAAGGATGTGGAAAGACAGAGGCCAAATGTATTCTGGATGGAGAGATTAGGCGCAACAGTCGTCCCTGTAATAGACGGGACAAGGATACTTAAGGATGCCATTAATGAGGCATTCAGGGACTGGTCATCAAATATGGATAATACCCATTATGTGCTTGGCACTGTGTGCGGGGCACACCCTTTTCCTGAAATGGTTATGTATTTCCAGTCCATTATCGGAATAGAGGCGCGAAAACAGGTAATGGAAATAACAGGAAAACTTCCAAAGCGTGTATATGCCTGCGTTGGCGGAGGTTCAAACGCACTCGGTATATTCAGCGGTTTTTTAAATGACCCGGTGGAGCTTGTAGGTGTTGAGGCAGGTGGCAAAGGTATTGATTCAGGCATGCATGCATCAAGGCTCGCAAGTAAAGACGGTTCTCCGGGTATCGCACAAGGATATAAGACCTATTTTTTACAGAACAGGGATGGGCAGATGATGGAGACACACAGTGTTTCAGCAGGGCTTGATTATGTTGGGGTCTCACCAATTCTGGCCGACTTGAAGGAAAAAGGGAGGGTAAGGTTTGAAGCCGCGACCGACAAAGAGGTACTGGATGCATTCACCCTGACACTAAGGAAGGAGGGGCTTATCCCTGCCCTTGAATCTTCCCATGCCTTTGCCCAGGCATATAAAGAGGCATCATCATTAAACAGGGATGATATTATTATCATTAATCAGTCAGGTAGAGGTGACAAGGACATATTCACTGTAGCTGATGCATTTAATGACCCTGAATGGCTGAAATTTATCAAGAAAAAGGCGGGAAATTATGTCGCTTGA
- a CDS encoding tryptophan synthase subunit alpha: MSLEKYIKEQLVKKDILLMTHIVLGYPSLNASFRIIEAMVKAGVDIMELQIPFSEPTADGPVIVKANQHAIDNGTTVEACMELAGKAARTFDIPFLIMTYYNVPYRFGIDNFSKKMAENNLMGAIIPDLPPEEGAEFLAEMNKKDIAPILIFSPTTTDERMEYLSSYAKGFIYCAARKGVTGKDTNFSEELSAYLKRCRNATSLPLAVGFGIKQKADVDFLKGKADIAVIGTQSIRVMEESGIDAVGGFIRGLR; this comes from the coding sequence ATGTCGCTTGAAAAATATATAAAAGAACAACTGGTTAAAAAAGATATCCTGCTCATGACACATATTGTGCTGGGCTACCCTTCTCTTAATGCAAGTTTCAGGATTATAGAGGCTATGGTAAAGGCCGGTGTTGATATCATGGAGCTTCAGATTCCTTTTTCCGAACCTACTGCTGACGGCCCTGTGATCGTTAAGGCAAACCAGCATGCCATTGATAATGGCACAACTGTTGAGGCATGCATGGAACTTGCAGGCAAAGCTGCCAGAACGTTTGATATTCCATTTCTCATAATGACATATTACAATGTGCCGTACCGATTTGGCATAGATAATTTTTCAAAAAAGATGGCAGAAAATAACCTTATGGGCGCCATTATCCCTGACCTGCCACCTGAAGAGGGTGCTGAGTTCCTTGCCGAGATGAATAAAAAAGATATTGCCCCTATACTTATCTTTTCTCCCACAACAACAGATGAAAGGATGGAATATCTCTCATCATACGCAAAGGGTTTCATCTACTGCGCTGCAAGGAAAGGGGTCACAGGAAAGGATACTAACTTTTCCGAAGAATTGTCAGCGTATCTTAAAAGATGCAGAAATGCCACATCACTGCCACTGGCTGTGGGCTTTGGTATAAAGCAAAAGGCTGATGTGGATTTTTTAAAGGGAAAGGCTGATATTGCAGTAATAGGGACACAGTCCATCAGGGTGATGGAGGAATCAGGTATTGATGCTGTTGGAGGATTCATAAGGGGGTTGAGATGA